From Streptomyces cyaneogriseus subsp. noncyanogenus, the proteins below share one genomic window:
- a CDS encoding Stk1 family PASTA domain-containing Ser/Thr kinase, whose protein sequence is MNPYNTPSPAPSRPWWKTTPAVLGVLALVAVLSAFSVGLGFLVMIAAIVAVWVLPPWRWFAKLGATFGALVLLTVGAGLGGQLDDSGTEKNDAKTRGGSGASAETVSASPTVSQPAKAADYTGRPLNEAEKQARSAGYTVDHHDAADEDRTIILRSGWTVCFQKADSAAKTIDFAAVRSTEPCPEKDGGPLPWPKMPDVVGDTYNTAVKDLKRAGIDLDRVTLDDVYLDIDAPTAAEAAEDGDEWRVCFQSPDTGAKVDSTTTVRLDLGRWTDADLVQRCPSAKDTTYKIPANDPDYEDDSDSDSHSDSSTGGGGSSSSSGGSTGGGSVGTVHPGSYCSPRGAAGVTEAGTPMVCGPGSDGRNRWHRA, encoded by the coding sequence GTGAACCCGTACAACACCCCCTCCCCCGCCCCGTCCCGCCCCTGGTGGAAGACCACTCCGGCCGTGCTCGGCGTCCTTGCACTGGTCGCCGTGCTCAGCGCGTTCAGCGTCGGCCTGGGTTTTCTCGTGATGATCGCCGCCATCGTGGCCGTGTGGGTGCTGCCACCATGGCGCTGGTTCGCCAAGCTCGGCGCGACGTTCGGTGCCTTGGTACTCCTGACCGTCGGCGCGGGCCTGGGTGGACAGCTCGACGACAGCGGGACAGAGAAGAACGATGCCAAGACGCGGGGCGGGAGCGGCGCGAGCGCCGAAACCGTCTCCGCGTCCCCGACCGTGTCCCAGCCCGCCAAGGCCGCTGACTACACCGGTCGGCCGCTGAACGAGGCGGAGAAGCAGGCGCGCTCCGCCGGCTACACCGTGGACCACCATGACGCGGCCGACGAGGACCGCACCATCATTCTGCGATCCGGATGGACGGTGTGCTTCCAGAAGGCCGACAGCGCCGCGAAGACCATCGACTTCGCGGCCGTCAGGAGCACCGAGCCGTGCCCCGAGAAGGACGGCGGCCCGCTCCCGTGGCCGAAGATGCCGGATGTCGTCGGCGATACGTACAACACGGCTGTCAAGGATCTGAAGCGGGCCGGCATCGACCTCGACCGCGTCACGCTCGACGACGTCTACCTCGACATCGACGCTCCGACCGCTGCGGAGGCCGCGGAGGACGGCGACGAGTGGCGGGTGTGCTTCCAGTCTCCGGACACTGGAGCCAAGGTCGACTCCACCACCACGGTCCGCCTCGATCTGGGCCGGTGGACCGATGCCGACCTCGTCCAGCGTTGCCCGTCGGCGAAGGACACGACCTACAAGATCCCGGCCAACGACCCCGACTATGAAGACGACAGCGACAGCGACAGCCACAGCGACAGCAGCACCGGAGGCGGTGGTTCCTCGTCCTCGTCCGGCGGTTCCACCGGCGGCGGCAGCGTCGGCACGGTCCACCCCGGCTCGTACTGCTCCCCGCGCGGAGCGGCCGGCGTCACCGAGGCGGGGACTCCCATGGTCTGCGGCCCCGGCTCCGACGGCCGCAACCGGTGGCACAGGGCCTGA